The following proteins come from a genomic window of Pyxidicoccus sp. MSG2:
- the epsF gene encoding response regulator EpsF: MSLEGSQQLTASASVRAAPSPTSILMVDDHEANLLALEAILEPLGQRLVRATSGPEALRWLLREDFALLLLDVQMPGMDGFETARLIRQRQRTRYTPIIFLTAHSRDEAHLVHGYATGAADYVVKPFNPDVLRWKVEAFVALYRQQQRLQAQEAALWERERHVLERQSEQRFRRLVDSMPQLVWALLVDGTISYANRGWLEYAGLTPQQARRLEEMRRFMHPEDLPRVQDAWSASLRTGQPLEAEYRLRRAKDGEYRWFLGRTLPERDEEGQLVGWIATATDIDDARRAVEVLRAASEAKDMFLTMAAHELRTPLQAARSYAHLAKVKAGPEVEPAVDKALRGIHRSVNRMASVVENLLDVGWLQRGELSLEPGEVDLGLLLREVVEHFQPLPEEYRIDVEAPESLVLRGDRERLDQVFTNLVANALRYSPGGGPVRLTVREEPGQVHVEVMDRGLGIPAGQLERIFERFSRAHGISYGGLGLGLAISRGIVARHGGRIWAESSGREGEGSTFHVVLPRG; this comes from the coding sequence ATGTCGTTGGAAGGCTCCCAGCAGCTCACCGCGAGTGCCTCCGTCCGGGCCGCGCCGTCTCCCACGAGCATCCTCATGGTCGACGACCACGAGGCGAACCTGCTCGCCCTGGAGGCCATCCTGGAGCCGCTCGGTCAGCGGCTGGTGAGGGCGACCTCGGGCCCCGAGGCCCTGCGGTGGCTGTTGCGCGAGGACTTCGCCCTCCTGTTGCTCGACGTGCAGATGCCGGGGATGGACGGCTTCGAGACGGCGCGCCTCATCCGCCAGCGGCAGCGCACGCGCTACACGCCCATCATCTTCCTCACCGCGCACAGCCGCGACGAGGCGCACCTGGTGCACGGCTACGCGACGGGCGCGGCGGACTACGTGGTGAAGCCCTTCAACCCGGACGTGCTGCGCTGGAAGGTGGAGGCCTTCGTCGCGCTGTACCGCCAGCAGCAGCGCCTGCAGGCGCAGGAGGCGGCGCTGTGGGAGCGTGAGCGGCACGTCCTGGAGCGCCAGAGCGAGCAGCGCTTCCGGCGGCTGGTGGACTCGATGCCGCAGCTCGTCTGGGCGCTGCTGGTGGACGGCACCATCAGCTACGCCAACCGGGGGTGGCTGGAGTACGCGGGGCTGACGCCTCAGCAGGCGCGGCGGCTCGAGGAGATGCGGCGCTTCATGCATCCGGAGGACCTGCCGCGCGTCCAGGACGCCTGGTCGGCGTCGCTGCGCACGGGGCAGCCGCTGGAGGCGGAGTACCGGCTGCGGCGGGCGAAGGACGGCGAGTACCGCTGGTTCCTGGGCCGCACGCTGCCCGAGCGGGACGAGGAGGGCCAGCTCGTCGGGTGGATAGCCACGGCGACGGACATCGACGACGCGCGGCGGGCGGTGGAGGTGCTGCGGGCGGCCAGCGAGGCCAAGGACATGTTCCTCACCATGGCGGCGCACGAGCTGCGCACGCCGCTGCAGGCGGCGCGGAGCTATGCGCACCTGGCGAAGGTGAAGGCGGGGCCGGAGGTGGAGCCGGCGGTGGACAAGGCGCTGCGAGGCATCCACCGCAGCGTCAATCGCATGGCGAGCGTGGTGGAGAACCTGCTGGACGTGGGGTGGCTCCAGCGGGGCGAGCTGAGCCTGGAGCCCGGTGAGGTGGACCTGGGGCTGCTGCTGCGCGAGGTGGTGGAGCACTTCCAGCCGCTGCCGGAGGAGTACCGCATCGACGTGGAGGCGCCGGAGTCGCTGGTGCTGCGGGGAGACCGGGAGCGGCTGGACCAGGTGTTCACCAACCTGGTGGCCAATGCGCTGCGCTACTCCCCCGGGGGTGGGCCGGTGCGGCTCACGGTGCGCGAGGAGCCGGGGCAGGTGCACGTGGAGGTGATGGACCGGGGGCTGGGGATTCCGGCGGGGCAGTTGGAGCGCATCTTCGAGCGCTTCAGCCGCGCGCACGGAATCTCCTACGGGGGGCTGGGGCTGGGGCTGGCGATTTCGCGAGGCATCGTCGCGCGCCATGGCGGGCGCATCTGGGCGGAGTCCTCCGGCCGCGAGGGCGAGGGCAGCACGTTCCACGTCGTGCTGCCGAGGGGCTGA
- a CDS encoding cation diffusion facilitator family transporter, with protein MAAPASSLTSVLVALSGNTLVTVVKFLAFLLSGSGAMLSEAIHSAADTGNQVLLFLGLKRGSRERDAAFHYGYGGERFIFGILSASGIFFVGCGVTVYHGIQSLLHPHTPEIGPSTFAVLGFSFLIEGGVLVFAVRSTLKAAAGQPFFRYVREKADPATVAILLEDGAAVLGLVLATVGISLAYFTSNPVWDATASIIVGLLLGLIAIYLVVENRALLLGRAVPEETELRFVNVVRARGSVADIHDVKTRQLTPETFVFKAEVRFSEAFVAARLAEALPVSALPASGEARTHALSGVAAFLIRALSEEIDAIEADVRRAIPEAKHIDLELEHLLVPGAVAAPAPVRGVVAVP; from the coding sequence ATGGCCGCGCCCGCCTCGTCCCTCACGTCCGTCCTCGTCGCGCTGAGCGGCAACACGCTCGTCACCGTCGTGAAGTTCCTCGCCTTCCTGCTGTCCGGCTCGGGGGCGATGCTGTCGGAGGCCATCCACTCGGCGGCCGACACGGGCAACCAGGTGCTGCTGTTCCTGGGGCTCAAGCGCGGCTCGCGCGAGCGCGACGCGGCCTTCCACTACGGCTACGGCGGGGAGCGCTTCATCTTCGGCATCCTGTCCGCGTCGGGCATCTTCTTCGTGGGCTGCGGCGTCACCGTCTACCACGGCATCCAGTCGCTCCTGCACCCGCACACGCCCGAGATTGGCCCCAGCACCTTCGCGGTGCTGGGCTTCTCCTTCCTCATCGAGGGCGGAGTGCTCGTCTTCGCCGTGCGCTCCACGCTGAAGGCCGCGGCCGGCCAGCCCTTCTTCCGCTACGTGCGCGAGAAGGCGGACCCCGCGACGGTGGCCATCCTCCTGGAGGACGGCGCGGCGGTGCTCGGGCTCGTGCTGGCCACGGTGGGCATCAGTCTCGCGTACTTCACCAGCAACCCCGTCTGGGACGCGACGGCGTCCATCATCGTGGGGCTGCTGCTGGGCCTGATTGCCATCTACCTCGTGGTGGAGAACCGCGCGCTGCTGCTCGGCCGCGCGGTGCCCGAGGAGACCGAGCTCCGCTTCGTGAACGTGGTGCGCGCGCGCGGCAGCGTGGCGGACATCCACGACGTGAAGACGCGGCAACTCACCCCGGAGACCTTCGTGTTCAAGGCGGAGGTGCGCTTCAGTGAGGCCTTCGTCGCCGCGAGGCTCGCCGAGGCGCTGCCGGTGTCGGCCCTGCCCGCGTCCGGTGAGGCGCGCACCCACGCCCTGAGCGGCGTGGCCGCATTCCTCATCCGCGCGCTGAGCGAGGAAATCGACGCCATCGAGGCCGACGTGCGCCGGGCCATCCCCGAGGCGAAGCACATCGACCTGGAGCTGGAGCACCTGCTCGTGCCCGGCGCCGTGGCCGCGCCCGCCCCCGTGCGCGGCGTGGTGGCCGTGCCCTGA
- the mgtE gene encoding magnesium transporter, translated as MSPETEPILEDELRDAWAVLSPRDRVEGFRLLPPASVDDFFLSLSSQEQAGLLLALLPGERRTWMRVLAPDDAADVIQYLPPDERGTFLGLLDDTSRREVQALLAYAEDAAGGLMNPRFVRVRPESSIDEALSYLRKQAREKVETVYYGYVQDAEQHLLGVVSLRQLFQAAPGKVVRDVMRTDLVTVTEETHQEEVGRLFAEHGLAAIPVMDAQGHMKGIVTVDDIVSVVQEEATEDIQKVGGMEALDAPYFEVGFVAMLKKRAGWLLVLFVSEMLTATAMSRYEAEIARAVVLSLFVPLIISSGGNAGSQASTLIIRSLALAEVRLKDWWRVMRREVLSGLALGGVLGVVGLIRILVWQSLFHSYGEHATRVAITVGVSVLGVVMWGTLSGSMLPFILRRLGFDPASASAPFVATLVDVSGLVIYFTTAEVVLRGTLL; from the coding sequence TTGAGTCCCGAGACGGAGCCCATCCTCGAAGACGAGCTGCGGGACGCGTGGGCGGTGCTGTCACCCCGCGACAGGGTGGAGGGCTTCCGCCTGCTGCCCCCCGCGAGCGTGGATGATTTCTTCCTCTCCCTGTCCTCGCAGGAGCAGGCCGGGCTGCTGCTGGCGCTGCTGCCCGGGGAGAGGCGCACGTGGATGCGGGTGCTCGCGCCCGACGACGCGGCGGACGTCATCCAGTACCTGCCTCCGGACGAGCGCGGCACCTTCCTCGGCCTGCTCGACGACACCTCCCGCCGCGAGGTGCAGGCGCTGCTGGCCTACGCGGAGGACGCCGCGGGCGGGTTGATGAACCCCCGCTTCGTGCGCGTGCGGCCGGAGTCGAGCATCGACGAGGCGCTCAGCTACCTGCGCAAGCAGGCCCGCGAGAAGGTGGAGACCGTCTACTACGGCTATGTGCAGGACGCGGAGCAGCACCTGCTGGGCGTGGTCTCCCTGCGCCAGCTCTTCCAGGCCGCGCCGGGCAAGGTGGTGCGGGACGTGATGCGCACGGACCTCGTCACCGTGACGGAGGAGACGCACCAGGAGGAGGTGGGCCGCCTCTTCGCGGAGCACGGCCTCGCGGCCATCCCCGTCATGGACGCCCAGGGGCACATGAAGGGCATCGTCACCGTGGACGACATCGTCAGCGTCGTCCAGGAGGAGGCCACCGAGGACATCCAGAAGGTCGGTGGCATGGAGGCGCTCGACGCGCCCTACTTCGAGGTGGGCTTCGTCGCCATGCTCAAGAAGCGCGCTGGCTGGCTGCTGGTGCTCTTCGTGTCGGAGATGCTCACCGCCACCGCCATGTCCCGCTACGAGGCGGAGATTGCCCGCGCCGTCGTCCTCAGCCTCTTCGTGCCGCTCATCATCTCCTCGGGAGGCAACGCGGGCAGCCAGGCCTCCACGCTCATCATCCGCTCGCTGGCGCTGGCCGAGGTGCGCCTCAAGGACTGGTGGCGTGTCATGCGGCGCGAGGTGTTGTCCGGGCTCGCGCTCGGCGGAGTGCTGGGCGTGGTGGGCCTGATACGCATCCTGGTGTGGCAGTCCCTCTTCCACAGCTACGGCGAGCACGCCACGCGGGTGGCCATCACCGTCGGCGTGTCCGTGCTGGGCGTGGTGATGTGGGGGACGCTGTCCGGCTCCATGCTGCCGTTCATCCTGCGGCGGCTGGGCTTCGACCCGGCGAGCGCCTCCGCGCCCTTCGTGGCCACCCTCGTGGACGTCAGCGGGCTGGTCATCTACTTCACCACCGCCGAGGTCGTCCTCCGCGGCACGCTGCTCTAG
- the wzy gene encoding exopolysaccharide repeat unit polymerase → MYSPERPPYLRYLALLGFLVLATVGGGIIHPIVALAPVLGVAVVWVILKVPVRYPVFVVTYLTLAVDYVAERPQSGLWESPLYPLGELLFAQLSYITKIGALRFPLIDVLIVGLMGLAMYRKVVGSKIDPPTPPMPRPLIAVTALSLIALLFMEVRGVVRGGDFKQSLWQWHQAAMMPFIVAMYHYALRGPQDWPIIAKIVIAAGITKALVGSYFALVIIPALGIFVEYTTSHSDSMTFIFCMLVVFIRFIEQPKAAHIIRGLAVIAIIVTGMIFNDRRLAYVSLVGCLLAAFLINPWTPLKRFLVRTLPFIAPFLIVYIAVGWNRPTGIFGPVDTIKSLIEGQGGEGNLDYRDIENLDLIATWAQFPLLGTGYGHEFLLPVPLPDIAFVFPQYRFHPHDSLLGLFAFGGMLGYTGVWLYLVVTVYLAVRAYHRSPVSEDRACALIIVGITAAYINQVFGDMGIISYICTFHISVCVAMAGKLAVLSGAWPMPNSTLLSLSPSAPVPPPGAISFPNPEGAAAASGTHKAS, encoded by the coding sequence ATGTACTCCCCCGAGCGCCCACCCTACCTGCGCTACCTCGCGCTCCTCGGCTTCCTGGTGCTGGCCACCGTGGGAGGGGGCATCATCCACCCCATCGTCGCCCTGGCCCCCGTGCTGGGCGTCGCCGTGGTGTGGGTCATCCTCAAGGTACCCGTCCGCTACCCCGTCTTCGTGGTGACGTACCTGACGCTGGCCGTGGACTACGTCGCCGAGCGCCCCCAGTCCGGCCTCTGGGAGTCCCCGCTGTACCCCCTCGGGGAGCTGCTGTTCGCCCAGCTCAGCTACATCACCAAGATTGGAGCCCTGCGCTTCCCCCTCATCGACGTGCTCATCGTCGGGCTGATGGGGCTGGCCATGTACCGGAAGGTGGTGGGGTCCAAAATCGACCCGCCGACGCCGCCCATGCCCCGGCCGCTCATCGCCGTGACGGCGCTGTCACTCATCGCCCTCTTGTTCATGGAAGTGCGCGGCGTCGTCCGGGGCGGGGACTTCAAGCAATCGCTCTGGCAGTGGCACCAGGCCGCGATGATGCCGTTCATCGTGGCCATGTATCACTACGCCCTGCGCGGGCCGCAGGACTGGCCCATCATCGCGAAAATCGTCATCGCCGCCGGCATCACCAAGGCGCTGGTGGGCAGCTACTTCGCGCTCGTCATCATCCCCGCCCTGGGCATCTTCGTGGAGTACACGACGTCCCACTCGGACTCGATGACGTTCATCTTCTGCATGCTGGTGGTGTTCATCCGCTTCATCGAGCAACCCAAGGCGGCGCACATCATCCGGGGCCTGGCCGTCATCGCCATCATCGTCACGGGGATGATTTTCAATGACCGGCGCCTGGCCTACGTCAGCCTCGTGGGCTGCCTGCTGGCCGCCTTCCTCATCAACCCGTGGACGCCGCTCAAGCGCTTCCTCGTGCGGACGTTGCCGTTCATCGCTCCGTTCCTCATCGTCTACATCGCGGTGGGGTGGAACCGGCCCACGGGCATCTTCGGGCCGGTGGACACCATCAAGTCGCTGATTGAAGGCCAGGGCGGCGAGGGCAACCTGGACTACCGGGACATCGAGAACCTGGACCTGATTGCCACCTGGGCCCAGTTCCCCCTCCTGGGCACGGGGTACGGCCACGAGTTCCTGCTGCCGGTGCCGCTGCCGGACATCGCCTTCGTCTTCCCGCAGTACCGCTTCCACCCCCACGACTCGCTGCTGGGGCTGTTCGCCTTCGGAGGGATGCTCGGCTACACGGGCGTGTGGCTGTACCTCGTGGTCACCGTGTACCTGGCCGTGCGCGCGTACCACCGGAGTCCCGTCTCCGAGGACCGTGCGTGCGCGCTCATCATCGTGGGCATCACGGCCGCGTACATCAATCAGGTGTTCGGAGACATGGGCATCATCTCGTACATCTGCACGTTCCACATCTCGGTCTGCGTGGCCATGGCGGGCAAGCTGGCCGTGCTGTCGGGGGCGTGGCCCATGCCGAACAGCACGCTGCTCTCGCTGTCGCCGTCCGCCCCCGTTCCGCCGCCCGGCGCCATCTCCTTCCCGAACCCGGAAGGGGCCGCGGCGGCGTCCGGCACCCACAAGGCGTCGTGA
- the epsH gene encoding exopolysaccharide biosynthesis glycosyltransferase EpsH: MPASRPRVLLIAELCNPDWVSVPLEGWSLYRALTEVADVHLVTHVRNRENILKQGVQEGAGFTALDSTPVEKPLDKVGQLLRGSAGVGWTTATALSALPYYYFEEVLWQRFGARIQAKEFDLVHRYTPISPTTPSTLAARCKAAGVPFLMGPMNGGLPWPKGFGGARRREKEWLSYVRDIYKLMPFYKSTRENASAILTGSRATRGQVAEKWQSKTVYIPENAIDTRRFGSAKSEGPVELPLRVAFVGRFVPYKGMAMLMEAAAPLIREGKVVLEYIGDGQEMPNLKAQAAREGIEAGVTFAGWVKHQELQGRLAKNHVFGFPSVREFGGAVVCEAMALGLVPIVMDYGGPGEIVSPATGFAIQMGTPEEIVVRVREVLAKLAADPSVIRPMGERARERVFKYFTWKAKAEQVLEVYRWLLNERGQPDWGMPLAD; encoded by the coding sequence ATGCCTGCTTCCCGTCCTCGCGTCCTTTTGATTGCCGAGCTGTGCAACCCCGACTGGGTGAGCGTCCCGCTGGAAGGGTGGTCGCTCTACCGCGCGCTGACCGAGGTGGCGGACGTCCACCTCGTCACCCACGTGCGCAACCGGGAGAACATCCTCAAGCAGGGGGTGCAGGAGGGCGCGGGCTTTACAGCCTTGGACTCGACGCCGGTGGAGAAGCCGCTCGACAAGGTGGGGCAGCTCTTGCGCGGCAGCGCGGGCGTGGGCTGGACGACGGCCACGGCGCTGAGCGCGTTGCCGTACTACTACTTCGAGGAGGTGCTCTGGCAGCGCTTCGGCGCACGCATCCAGGCGAAGGAGTTCGACCTGGTGCACCGCTACACGCCCATCAGCCCCACCACGCCGAGCACGCTGGCGGCGCGCTGCAAGGCGGCCGGGGTGCCCTTCCTGATGGGGCCGATGAACGGCGGCCTGCCGTGGCCCAAGGGCTTTGGCGGCGCGCGGCGGCGGGAGAAGGAGTGGCTCAGCTACGTGCGTGACATCTACAAGCTGATGCCCTTCTACAAGTCCACGCGGGAGAACGCGTCGGCCATCCTGACGGGCTCGCGGGCGACGCGGGGGCAGGTGGCGGAGAAGTGGCAGTCGAAGACGGTGTACATCCCGGAGAACGCCATCGACACGCGGCGCTTCGGCTCGGCGAAGTCGGAGGGCCCGGTGGAGTTGCCGCTGCGGGTGGCCTTCGTGGGGCGCTTCGTGCCGTACAAGGGCATGGCCATGCTGATGGAGGCGGCGGCGCCGCTCATCCGCGAGGGCAAGGTGGTGCTGGAGTACATCGGCGACGGGCAGGAGATGCCGAACCTGAAGGCGCAGGCGGCGCGGGAGGGGATTGAGGCGGGGGTGACGTTCGCCGGGTGGGTGAAGCACCAGGAGCTGCAGGGGCGGCTGGCGAAGAACCACGTCTTCGGCTTCCCGAGCGTGCGCGAGTTCGGCGGCGCGGTGGTGTGCGAGGCGATGGCGCTGGGGCTGGTTCCGATTGTGATGGACTACGGCGGGCCGGGAGAAATCGTGAGCCCGGCGACGGGCTTCGCGATTCAGATGGGGACGCCGGAGGAAATCGTGGTGCGGGTGCGCGAGGTGCTGGCGAAGCTGGCGGCGGACCCGTCCGTCATCCGCCCCATGGGTGAGCGCGCCCGGGAGCGCGTCTTCAAGTACTTCACGTGGAAGGCGAAGGCCGAGCAGGTGCTGGAGGTGTACCGCTGGCTGCTCAACGAGCGCGGGCAGCCGGACTGGGGCATGCCGCTGGCGGACTGA
- a CDS encoding carboxypeptidase-like regulatory domain-containing protein: MKLSAPYVLCSLLLLFAVPVLAQSEAPAQPDTRTGMFIGTVIDVKTRKPASDVVVIAFSPNLHIERATLTDEHGNFRMPLLPPGMYTLRFEHPDYELYQRPDIQLRPARTVRARVELLARPPVTESEPVVNRR; this comes from the coding sequence ATGAAGCTCTCCGCCCCCTACGTGCTGTGCAGCCTCCTGCTCCTCTTCGCCGTGCCCGTGCTCGCCCAGTCCGAGGCGCCCGCGCAGCCCGACACCCGCACGGGCATGTTCATCGGCACCGTCATCGACGTGAAGACGCGGAAGCCCGCCTCGGACGTGGTCGTGATTGCCTTCTCGCCGAACCTGCACATCGAGCGCGCCACCCTGACCGATGAGCACGGCAACTTCCGCATGCCCCTGCTCCCCCCGGGCATGTACACCCTGCGCTTCGAGCACCCCGACTACGAGCTCTACCAGCGGCCGGACATCCAGCTCCGCCCCGCCCGCACCGTGCGCGCGAGAGTGGAGCTGCTCGCGCGTCCGCCCGTCACCGAGTCCGAGCCCGTCGTGAACCGGCGCTGA
- a CDS encoding nucleotidyl transferase AbiEii/AbiGii toxin family protein, with protein sequence MTARGYASPVAFKQALEQRLRSASRDGQELVRRRQRLVFERFLARVGQVFGDAVTLKGGLVLELRIERARATKDVDLRLTGTPAGLLTRLQTAGQLELGDFMQFEVHSDANHPELQNEGMKHEGFRFRAECQLAEKRYGEVFGVDVVLDDPRLDEPEFIVAPDVLGFAGVAPPRVRLYPVAAHIAEKLHAYTLPRSRPNSRVKDLPDLALLAGVGVLEASRIQAALAETFGIRDTHPLPASTPSPPDTWLQPYADLAHENALPWKTLQEVTTVVRAFLDPVLAGDHDLHWEPGSWCWRPRP encoded by the coding sequence GTGACGGCGCGCGGATATGCGTCCCCAGTCGCGTTCAAGCAGGCCCTGGAGCAACGCCTGCGGTCCGCATCGCGGGACGGGCAGGAGCTCGTCCGCCGCCGCCAACGGCTCGTGTTCGAGCGCTTTCTCGCGCGTGTCGGTCAAGTCTTCGGCGATGCCGTGACGCTGAAGGGCGGACTGGTGTTGGAGCTCCGAATCGAGCGTGCACGAGCCACCAAGGACGTCGACCTGCGCCTCACCGGCACGCCGGCGGGACTGCTCACACGGCTCCAGACGGCGGGGCAGCTCGAGCTGGGTGACTTCATGCAGTTCGAGGTGCACTCCGATGCGAACCACCCCGAGCTCCAGAATGAGGGCATGAAGCACGAGGGCTTCCGCTTTCGTGCCGAATGCCAACTTGCGGAGAAACGCTATGGCGAGGTCTTCGGCGTCGACGTGGTGCTCGACGACCCGCGCCTGGATGAGCCCGAGTTCATCGTCGCACCGGACGTGCTCGGCTTTGCGGGAGTCGCGCCGCCTCGAGTACGTCTCTACCCGGTGGCGGCACACATCGCGGAGAAGCTCCACGCCTATACGCTTCCACGCTCGCGCCCGAACTCGCGTGTGAAGGACCTGCCAGACCTCGCGTTGCTTGCCGGCGTCGGAGTGCTGGAGGCATCCCGGATTCAGGCCGCCCTCGCGGAGACCTTTGGCATCCGCGACACGCACCCGCTTCCGGCCTCAACACCATCCCCGCCCGATACGTGGCTCCAGCCGTACGCGGACCTGGCACACGAGAACGCCCTCCCCTGGAAGACACTCCAAGAGGTCACCACGGTGGTGCGGGCCTTCCTCGACCCGGTGCTCGCGGGAGACCACGACCTGCACTGGGAGCCCGGCTCGTGGTGCTGGCGGCCTCGCCCGTGA
- a CDS encoding type IV toxin-antitoxin system AbiEi family antitoxin domain-containing protein: MESEQVRHGPSWDRLFEFAVAQAGLFTTKQAAEAGYSPQLLVHYVRIKRIVRVQRGVYRLVHYPLAEDEEYVTLWLWSEHQGVFSHVTALSMQGLSDVLPSRVHMTLPLAWKKRRLRVPSGVILHYADLPKADRTWWGSVPMTTTRRTLSDCAATHLSPEFLLQAFHQALHRGKVARSDVQDVEQVLKPYLVPA, translated from the coding sequence GTGGAGAGCGAGCAGGTACGACATGGACCCAGCTGGGACCGGCTCTTCGAGTTCGCCGTGGCGCAGGCGGGCCTCTTCACGACGAAGCAGGCGGCGGAGGCGGGGTACTCGCCCCAGTTGCTGGTCCACTACGTGCGGATCAAGCGCATCGTCCGGGTTCAGAGAGGGGTGTACCGATTGGTGCACTACCCGCTGGCCGAGGATGAGGAGTACGTCACCCTGTGGCTCTGGTCGGAGCACCAGGGCGTCTTCTCCCACGTGACGGCACTCTCCATGCAGGGGCTGTCGGACGTGCTGCCTTCACGCGTCCACATGACCCTGCCCCTGGCCTGGAAGAAACGACGGCTTCGCGTCCCTTCCGGCGTCATCCTTCACTACGCCGACCTTCCAAAGGCCGACCGGACCTGGTGGGGCTCGGTGCCCATGACCACGACCCGCCGGACCTTGAGCGACTGTGCCGCCACGCATCTATCGCCCGAGTTCCTGCTCCAGGCCTTCCACCAGGCGCTGCACCGGGGCAAGGTCGCCCGGTCGGATGTCCAGGACGTGGAACAGGTACTGAAGCCCTACCTGGTCCCTGCGTGA